The sequence CCCCGGGGCTAGTGTCCGGCGTGCTGTCGTCAGCCGACAGGGAGCCATGGCGGCCCACAGAGTGCTTGAGCTGGCTCACCTTGGCCTGGCTGTCCTGGGCGAAACCTTTGAGCAGCGACACGGAGCGCGAGAGCAGGGGGGAGCCGAAGGGTGAGGACTCGGCCGAGGACCCCGTGTCGCTCTCCCCGCCGCTGACGCAGCGGCCGGGGCTCATGAGGGTGCCGCCGGCCTCCCTGGGTGCCCCGTCCCCCCCGTTGGCCTTGACACCCCCTCGACGGCGCCGGGTGCCTGGGGAGCCCACCTGGGCCAGAGCTCCGTGTTCGCTGTGGAACAGGGACTCCTTGCGCCGCGTGTGGGGGCTCTCGGCCAGCGTGGCAAAGCCGTAGGACGTCTGGGCCTTGGGCACCGAGGGCAGCGACATGGCCCCCTGGGCCTGGGGGTCGGCGTTGGTGGCAGTGTCGTCGGCCGGCCAGTCCTCCGCGCTCTCGATCTGAATCACGTGCCGGGTGGCCGCCTTCAGTAGGCTCTTGCTCTCGGCGGCCAGCTTGGCGGACAGCCGGGGGCTCCGGGGGGCGCGGCGGGGCGCGGCGGAGGCCAGGTTCTGCTCCGAGGTCGAGGGCCCCAGCTCGGCCTGCGCTTCGGGCTCAGCGGGGCCGGCGGGCAGCTTGGGGGGTATGAAGAAGTCTGGGATCTTGTCCGGTGTGAGCACGTTGCTGTACAGGGGCCCCTTGGCGGCCTTGTCCCCGCCCTCGCCCCCCGCAGCTCCATTCTCCCCCGATCCCCGAAACCTCTCCAAGAACCACATGTTGGTTTTCTTCATTGGGGCGCAGGCAGGAGCCAGGAGGGATCTGCGAAGcctgggaagagaaggaggggTCGGGAGCGGCAGGCCCCCCTGCACCCGGGGGCTGGAAGCCGGGCTTGTGGCACCTGCCTGGGGAGCCCTGTGGGGGCCAGCGGGGTGACGAGGCACTGCGGCCCAGCACGGGGGCGGGATGGGCTCACCCCTCGTCCACCCTCCCCAAAGGAATCACGCTTAACTTCCAAGCACCGAAGCCAGgcctgggaggtgggggcggcgctgactccagggaagcccccaggggaCAGCAGCTCCACTCTTGCCCTGACCCCTGTATTGAAGATCTCAAAAGCGCTTTCTAAAGGGGTCCGCTCTCAGTGCACAGAGAAGACACCCCTGGGCACCCGGCAGACCCCTGGGTGTCCCAGCTCCGCCCCCCTCAAGCTCCCACCCACCTGTGGCTTCTCCCGGGTTGAGGGTCCGGGCAtccggggtgggggaagggagaggaggtgagTCTGGGGGCTGAAGGCGCGGCAAGCcgacccctcccctcctcaccaccctccctcccgccccccccGGGACTCGGccgggggcgggggttggggtgcGGGTAGGGGGTCCTAGCAGCCCCCGTGGAGCGTAGAGAGACCCGAACTCACCTTCTCGGGGGCGGGGGCCGAAGCTGGCTGGCCAGCGGATACGCCGGGGTCTCGGCGCGAGGGCTGGGGGCGCGGGGACGCGGGGACGCGGGCGCAGCCTCGGtcgggcggcggcggcagcgcaGTCGGACTCATTCACCGGCGGGAAACCGCCCAGCCGGCCGCCGCGCCGCCGTATTCCTCCTAGTACGGCGGCCTTCCGCCCCCGCCTCGCCCGCCCCGGGACCGTCTGCGCCGTCTGCGcagcgccccccgccccgccgcggcGCCCACACCGGGGAGCCTAGCCGCGACTCCCGGGACTGAGCGGGGAGAGAGGTAGGTGGTCGCTTGGCTGACGCCCCTGAAAACCCCAGGCTCCTGCCGCAGGTCGTCTGCTGGCCTTTTCTCTAGTGAGCGTCTTTCCAGACTTAAGATGACGAGTAAAAGAATTGCAGTAATAATAACCGCAGTTGAATTTATTATTGGGCACTTTCTCGGTGCCAGGCTCTTAACATTCTCGCCCCAACTCACTGTCACAAGCACCAGTGGATATGTCCATGACCGTCTCcagtttgcagatgaggaagGTGAAGGTTTCCTTCTAGAAATACGGAACTAGCCTCTGACGCTCGGTCCTCTCAGTGCAGGCATCCAAGGAGCCGGCCAGGGTGCTGCTCCTTTATTTCATGGAGAGAggtttgttgagcacctactggaCGCTGGGGACAGTGCTGTGGCTTGGATGCAGCTGTCAACTTTGTGATGTGTcccagggggaaggaggaggacagGAGGACACCAGTACAGAAATACACAGGTAAATAGTAACTGTAGGCTTGATGGTTCCCGTGACAAAATGTAACAGGGAAAATGTGATTTGGGATGAGAGGATAGTCCCCCATGCACTTTGCAGGTGGGGAAACTGTCAAGGGCAAGACCAGGAGACCCAGGCATGGCAGCCCCGAATCCACGGGCATCCctcaggatcccacatgccaccctgTCATctgccagccccagccccctACTTGCTCACAGcttcctccctcccagcctcagtttcccctctgcaACACAAGGCCAACTGACCAGTCCCCAGTCCAGCAAGATAACCTATTGCCAGGACTGACACACAGCAGGGAATGCCTGGACCTTATTAAATTAGGATATCCCAGGAGCCACCCATGTTCCAGACATGTCCCAATCATCATTGCTGGAGCTGGATAGGGGTTAGTCTGGAGTAGCCACTGGTTCAACAGCATGAGGGGGACAGGGGCAGGCTGAGCTTGAGTTGGATGGAGCCCCTCCAGCTCTTCCATCTGACCTTGGAGTGAGGTGGGGCTCAGAGTACCATTGTCCAGATGGGGGAAGTGAGGCTCCCTCAAGAGGCTTTTCTCAATTTTGCTCACCTAGCAAACATCCAGCCCGCTAATGTTTGTTCTAGGGGCAGTGCTGGTGTGGCAACATAGGCTGACAGAGGAGGCAGGTACCAATGAATGCATCACCTCACTGCcgcctccaggaagcctgccctgCCTGACCTACATCACAGCCAGACAGAGCTCACGGAACCCCAGCTTCAGCTTTCATGAGGAGCATGGTTACTCCGAGAAGTTATTCCATTAATGTACATCGCCCCTGCTGGGCCTGGAGCCCAGGAGGAAAGTGGTGGTGGTCTTACTCCTGCAGGCCCCCAGGATGAGTGAGCACTACAGTAGGAAAAGCAATGCCGAGCACAGTGAGGCACCTTCCTCCACTGTCCGCACCAGCACAGGGGCCCAGGACAGCAAGCTGACTGGCTCAGGTGTCCCGCTGACAGGCTGACCTGGTACTGTGGTTTCACTCTCCACATGCCCTTGCCACGCTGGGATGGGGTCTGTCCTCCCAGCTAGGTTGGGGAGGAGGCAGTGAGTTTATTCagtagcccccaccccccacccagtgCCTTCTCCCAGCAGCCT is a genomic window of Ovis canadensis isolate MfBH-ARS-UI-01 breed Bighorn chromosome 5, ARS-UI_OviCan_v2, whole genome shotgun sequence containing:
- the C2CD4C gene encoding C2 calcium-dependent domain-containing protein 4C, whose translation is MKKTNMWFLERFRGSGENGAAGGEGGDKAAKGPLYSNVLTPDKIPDFFIPPKLPAGPAEPEAQAELGPSTSEQNLASAAPRRAPRSPRLSAKLAAESKSLLKAATRHVIQIESAEDWPADDTATNADPQAQGAMSLPSVPKAQTSYGFATLAESPHTRRKESLFHSEHGALAQVGSPGTRRRRGGVKANGGDGAPREAGGTLMSPGRCVSGGESDTGSSAESSPFGSPLLSRSVSLLKGFAQDSQAKVSQLKHSVGRHGSLSADDSTPDTSPGARRRLSRRATPEPGPESGPASRAEHAVRMGPRGSVRLLAEYEAAQARLRVRLLAAEGLYDRLCDARSINCCVGLCLVPGKLQKQRSTIVKNSRHPVFNEDFFFDGLGPASVRKLALRIKVVNKGSSLKRDTLLGEKELPLTSLLPFL